One part of the Sneathia vaginalis genome encodes these proteins:
- the nadN gene encoding NAD nucleotidase → MKKNSLILITILATTFQSYAKNYPLNLSIVHMNDTHSHFEPETVKFTINGKPTSVKIGGFPEVIHELNEYRKSLPKNRQPLVLHAGDALNGTLYYTLFKGVSDAKMINAAKFDYLTLGNHEFDSGDKGLKIFLDNLKVPVLSSNVIPNKKSILYGYWKPYAIKKIRGEKVGIIGLEFAEKTRESSSPGKDIKIIDEVQAVQKYINILKKKGVNKIILLSHAGVKGNTRVAKNTKGLDVIISGDSHFLFGNDEMRKFKLPVISEYPTKVMSLSNEPVYIVEGWEYTKLLGRLDIKFSKSGIVKSIKGNPVIVYHEDSSFERKDENGKKYIPKGKEREEILETLKNTKTFKLAKPDKKAKKIFDKYYKLKKQLGDQVIGELTGDVMPGGSEHRIPHKNNPKGSIATRFVAETMLTQMRSFGENSKVDFAIQNSGGVRQNINTGKWTYNDAYNLLPFGNTLYLLNMKGSQVKNVIEEALDYGLGGGSTGSFPYGAGLRYEANQYKDKNGKRIVKIEVENAKTGKFEDLQDDKDYVVVTNGYIAKGKDGYKTFGKIQGKDTFIPDAQSFIKFLQMHKNFKTYTDSNVIFHFDENNEVKTK, encoded by the coding sequence ATGAAAAAAAATTCTTTAATTCTAATTACAATTTTAGCAACAACATTTCAGTCGTATGCTAAAAATTATCCTTTAAATTTAAGTATCGTTCATATGAATGACACACATTCACATTTTGAACCAGAAACAGTTAAGTTTACAATAAACGGTAAACCTACATCAGTAAAAATAGGGGGATTTCCTGAAGTTATACACGAATTGAATGAATACAGAAAATCATTGCCTAAAAATAGACAACCACTAGTTTTACACGCTGGTGATGCATTGAATGGTACTTTGTATTACACACTATTTAAAGGTGTTTCTGATGCAAAAATGATAAATGCAGCTAAGTTTGATTATCTAACATTAGGTAATCATGAGTTTGATTCAGGAGATAAAGGTTTAAAAATATTTTTAGATAACCTAAAAGTACCAGTCCTATCTTCTAATGTTATACCCAACAAAAAAAGTATCCTATACGGTTACTGGAAACCTTATGCTATTAAAAAGATTCGTGGTGAAAAAGTTGGGATAATAGGGCTAGAGTTTGCAGAAAAGACTAGAGAATCTTCAAGTCCAGGTAAGGATATTAAGATAATAGATGAAGTGCAAGCAGTTCAAAAGTATATAAATATTTTGAAGAAAAAAGGGGTTAATAAGATAATACTTCTATCACATGCTGGTGTAAAAGGTAATACACGTGTTGCTAAAAACACAAAGGGATTAGATGTAATAATATCAGGTGACTCACACTTCCTTTTCGGAAATGATGAAATGAGAAAGTTTAAATTACCTGTAATATCAGAATATCCAACAAAGGTAATGAGTTTAAGCAATGAACCTGTGTATATAGTAGAAGGATGGGAGTATACTAAGCTATTAGGTAGATTGGATATAAAGTTCAGTAAATCTGGTATAGTAAAGAGTATTAAAGGTAATCCTGTAATTGTGTACCATGAAGATTCTAGTTTTGAGAGAAAAGATGAAAATGGTAAAAAATACATTCCTAAAGGTAAGGAAAGAGAAGAAATATTAGAAACATTAAAGAATACAAAGACATTTAAGTTAGCAAAACCAGATAAGAAAGCTAAGAAAATATTTGATAAATATTACAAGCTAAAAAAACAACTTGGTGACCAAGTTATAGGTGAGCTAACAGGAGACGTAATGCCAGGAGGTTCTGAACATAGAATTCCTCATAAGAATAATCCTAAAGGATCTATTGCAACTAGATTTGTTGCAGAAACTATGTTAACACAAATGAGAAGCTTTGGTGAAAATTCTAAGGTAGACTTTGCTATACAAAATTCAGGTGGTGTAAGACAAAATATTAATACAGGTAAATGGACATACAATGATGCGTATAACTTATTACCATTTGGTAACACATTATACCTATTAAATATGAAGGGATCACAAGTTAAAAATGTGATAGAAGAAGCTCTAGACTATGGTTTAGGTGGTGGATCAACAGGTTCATTCCCTTATGGTGCTGGATTGCGTTATGAAGCAAATCAATACAAGGACAAAAATGGTAAGAGAATAGTTAAAATTGAAGTTGAAAATGCTAAAACTGGTAAGTTTGAAGACTTGCAAGATGATAAGGATTATGTAGTTGTAACAAACGGATATATCGCAAAAGGTAAAGATGGTTACAAGACATTTGGTAAGATACAAGGAAAAGATACCTTCATACCTGATGCACAAAGCTTTATTAAATTCTTACAAATGCACAAGAACTTTAAAACATATACAGATTCTAATGTAATATTCCATTTTGATGAAAATAATGAAGTTAAGACAAAATAA